The following proteins come from a genomic window of Diorhabda carinulata isolate Delta chromosome X, icDioCari1.1, whole genome shotgun sequence:
- the LOC130900914 gene encoding replication protein A 32 kDa subunit, with protein MWGDYKSFGNDSTAGGFLNTTTNQDETISENKPVRRSQNVVPLVIQQIKNCHEDDFKLFGTPVQIVKLVGILKNFEVQSTKATYTIEDHTGTIKAVLWLESDGDTPTNLPNVKEESYIQLFGSLRHQNGEKTVMILRMFPISDCNIITSHLLETIYTRLSAEADSKRVLSDINVNNPGAALANSMSFVDYEMGGGGSSGLSPMQEKVFKILETDDTMNGMSRDTLYSKFPPNQHKQVNDALQFLSNEGHVYSTIDGDHFKVTTM; from the exons atgtGGGGCGATTATAAAAGTTTTGGAAACGATTCAACTGCTGGTGGTTTTCTTAATACGACTACTAATCAAGATGAAACAATTTCCGAAAATAAG CCGGTTCGTAGATCTCAAAACGTTGTACCACTTGTAatacaacaaattaaaaattgccATGAAGACGATTTTAAGCTGTTTGGAACTCCCGTTCAAAta gTAAAGTTAGTTGGAATTCTTAAGAATTTTGAAGTACAATCGACTAAAGCTACGTATACTATAGAAGATCATACTGGAACCATCAAAGCAGTATTATGGCTGGAAAGTGATGGCGATACTCCTACAAATTTACCAAATGTTAAGGAGGAAAGTTACATTCAATTGTTTGGTTCTCTAAGACACCAGAATGGCGAAAAAACAGTTATGATATTGAGGATGTTCCCTATAAGCGACTGTAATATAATCACTTCACATCTGTTGGAAACTATTTACACAAGATTATCAGCCGAAGCCGATAGTAAGAGAGTT ctGAGCGACATTAATGTCAATAATCCAGGTGCAGCTTTAGCTAATTCTATGAGTTTCGTTGATTATGAAATGGGCGGTGGAGGCAGTTCCGGACTTAGCCCAATGCAAGAGAaggtatttaaaatattggaaactGATGATACAATGAACGGTATGAGTCGGGATACTTTGTATTCTAAATTCCCCCCCAACCAACACAAACAAGTCAA TGATGCATTGCAGTTTTTAAGTAATGAAGGTCATGTATATTCAACCATAGATGGAGATCATTTTAAAGTAACCACTATGTAA